The Nostoc sp. NIES-3756 DNA window ATCCCACCGCTAAACTCATGAGGGTACTGATTCCAACGGCTAGCAGGAATTTTCACCTTCTCCAAAGTCGCCAGTGCCTTTTCCTTAGCTTCCTTGGCGGATAATTCTGGTGAGTGCGCTTGTAGAGTTTCAATACAATGATTGCCAATCGTCATCAACGGGTCAAGCCGCGTCATTGGGTCTTGGAAAATTAATGCTACAGCCTCTCCCCGAAACTTCCGCAACTGAGGCGCAGTTAAATCAAATACCGACTCCCCCTGAAATAATACTCGTCCCTCCACCCGACTAGAAGCTGGTAATAAACGCATTACCGCCCGACCCAAGGTAGATTTACCACAACCAGATTCACCTACTAATCCCATTCTTTCCCCTGGTTGTAAGGTAAAAGATACATCATCAACTGCCCACCGTAGTTCTTCCCCACTACGCTGTGGATAGGCGATACGCAAATTTTCTATACAAAATAAATCTTTACTCATAATAGTTATTAGCCCAAAGCCACGAGCTGGGATATTTTTAAATTTAAGCTAGTGTATCAAATTCTTTAAAGTAGCTGTTCGAGGCGAGTAAAATTGTGAGCATAAGTGATGCCACCTTACAAATGAGTATTGGGATTTTTAATAACTAATCCTTCGCTAGACGCTGTTAGATTTAACTGGTTATCTGTCGAGATGAGAGTGACAGATAACAAAGCGTTAGCAATGGCTAGTTCATTGACAGCCAAAGCAACCGCAAGTTGAATAGCATCATAACCACGTAAACCGTGAGTTTGTGCCAAAAAATTACTTGGGAAACAATTACTCAAGGCGATCGCTCAGTTAGAGTTAAGTAACAATTTGGTAGTGTAGGAGAAGAACGTGAAAATAGCGATCGTCAAAACATTCATCACATCATTAGGACTGTTAGCTTTATTAACCCCTACTCAAGCCTCTGCCCAACTTGTACCACAACCTTGGGTTTCAGTTGGCAGCAAAGATGGCGATGTCACCTATGCTGTGGGCGCTAGGGCTTTAGATTTTGGTGTAGAGTTAGGCGTGGGAACAGATGGCGCTACTGGTGTAGATGTGTTGAAATTTATCCGTTTACCAGTAATTTCTCCATATGTTGGTTTGGGATATTATTCAGAAGATGAAGGAGTGGCTTTTTCTGGTGGGGTGCAGGTAGGGGCTACTGATAACGTTTTCGTGGGCGCTGGTTATAATTCTGTGCGTGGTATTAACGGACAATTGGGTATTAGATTTTAAGGTTAATGCGTAATAGTCTGCAACAAGGCTTGCGCCTACGTATTTCGTAATTTACAAGAACCCCAGTTTTTCTAAAAATTGGGGTTCAATGTATTAATAATTTACTCCGCAGGATAACCAGCAGCAGCTAACGCATCTTTGATAGATGTTTCTGATGCTTGTGTTTCTACATTAACTAGCTTTGTCTGAGGATCAGCCTGGACGATCGCATCAGCATCAACTGTCTTTACTGCATTTGTAATATTATTGGCACAAGCGGAACAAGCCATGTTAGGAACTGTGAGTTGAATTGTCATAGATTTACGATGTGAATGGAGAAAACTATCAAGACTCAGCTTGACAACTGAGGCGAATGCCTGAAACTATCCTAAACTCTCCACCTGAGTAGAGAGTCTAGCGGATTTTACAAGTTTTCTACTAAATTTCCCATTTGCTGATAACCGGGCAATTCCTATGCCAATTTTTTACGGAAATTAACAGTTCCCGTTTCCTGGTGCTTCACTTTAACGCAGAAGCACGCAGAGGTGTAAGAGATGAGGGAGATTGGGAGATGGGGAAGAAAAGGAAAATAGTTAGTAACTGTGGACTGTTGACTATGGACTAATGACTAATGACCAACAACTAATGACCAACAATAAAATAAAAAGCCCCCAGACAATTCCAGGGGTGTTAAGTATGCCATCAACTCTATTCCTAAACATAGAGAATGCCATTAACTGAACTTTAGTGCATCCGCATAAATGCAAAAATCGCATAATTTTGATGATTATTTTGCAACTAAGTATGATTTCGACCACGAAAAATGTATGCTGTGGATACTTTAAATGCCAACCTCCACGGCTAAAACAGGCGTAAACTCAAGAAAATCCTAGATACGTAATTCCGGAAATCAAAATAGTTACATTAACTCAAGACGATGTTGATTCTGGTTTGAAGGCTTCTGTTACAGTTTCAGTTGGTAAAGCATTATTAATACCAGCAGGTAAGGAGGCAAATCCATCTACTGTATCCTTGATTAGCCCAGCAACAGGGACAGCAATCAACAAGCCCAGTAACCCACCAATATAAGTGCCTACTAGCAAAGAAGTTAACACCCAAATTGGTCTTAGTCCTGTAAAACTACCCAAAAGACGAGGTGCGATCGCCTGATCGATAACTTGGTCAATCACCACAGCTACTGCTAAAATTTTCAACGCTAGCCAAATGTCGTGGGTTGCTACAATCAAAGTAATGACAATCAAGCTAACAACATCCCCAAAGGGAATGAGGCTTAAAAAGCCTATAGTTAAGCCAAAGAGTAACCCAAATTGGACTTTAAAGGCTAAAAATAGTAGAGTTTGAGAAGTTCCCATCAGTAAGGCTAAAGTACCTTGACCAATCAGATAATTTTGAAAGTTTTTCTGAATAGATTGATTTAGTTTTTCTGCTAAAGACCAAGGCAAGTTTTTAAATATAGCTTCCCAAATTCTCGGCCCGTCTAATAACAAGTAAAATGTGATGACAACTGTAACTATAGCTTCAGAAATACTATCAATAGTCTCTATAATAACGCTAAATATCCTATGGGAAAAATACTCCAATTCATCTGGAAATTTATCCATGACTCTATTTAATACTTGACCAATATTCAACTTGAATTTTTGACCAAGCACCCAATCATTTAAACTTTGGAGCTTTGTTTGGCTAGAATCAATCCATTGAGGAAGAACTCTAGCGATTTCATGAAATTGTTCTAATGCTATGGGTAGTAAAGTAATACCTAAAGCAATTAAAATTACTGCCGTGGAGATAAAAACTATTGCTACTGCATAGCTGCGCTTAATGCCTCGTTCTTGCAAAGATGATACAGGATAATTTAAAATAAAAGCAAACAAAGTTGCCAATATAAAAATTGTTACTAACGGTTGGAAATAACTAAAAATTTGAATGATGAGCCAAGCGTTTAAAAAAACTAGTGGCAATAATAAAGTTATAATTAACCATTTAAGTAATTGATTGAGTGATATATTCATCATTAATATTAGTTGTTCTCCTTTTAATTGTTTATGTTTTATAAAAAAATATCAACTGTAATTTATGTAAAATATTTTTGTCCCTTTTTGGATTCGTCAATACTAAGATATCATGAACATTCATCTCACCTAACTTTAAATTATTAACTCCTGCTATCACACTCTAACCATAGACTACTAATAATTCACCTGCATAAACATTAGCTTGAATTAATATTCAAGCTTTACATACATGAAACTATTTATAAGTAAAAATTATTGGTAGAAAAACACAACTTATTAGCTGTAGGTAAACAACCTTAAGAGATACCTGTTAACCTATCAAAAGAGAGATTTTGCCAAATCCTTTTGACACTCTAAATGTCTACTATGATCTATTGAGGAATAGCCTAATAATGATCTGCTTATTTAATAAAAATAACGAAGTTATCAACCCTATTATTTCACAGCGATCGCTTATCATTCGTCAAGCTTGTGTAGTCTGTAGCTTACTGCTATGTTTTTTGCTAGCTAATACAAATACGGCATTAGCGGCAAAGGAATCTAGTGATTTACTCAAACAGCCAGTTACAGAAATTAAAGTTTCTTTGGGTAACGCAGCTAACGAACTCAAGTTTGAGCCAAATAACTTGGAATTAACAACAGGTAAACGCTACCTCCTACGCCT harbors:
- a CDS encoding heavy-metal-associated domain-containing protein, with protein sequence MTIQLTVPNMACSACANNITNAVKTVDADAIVQADPQTKLVNVETQASETSIKDALAAAGYPAE
- a CDS encoding AI-2E family transporter, yielding MNISLNQLLKWLIITLLLPLVFLNAWLIIQIFSYFQPLVTIFILATLFAFILNYPVSSLQERGIKRSYAVAIVFISTAVILIALGITLLPIALEQFHEIARVLPQWIDSSQTKLQSLNDWVLGQKFKLNIGQVLNRVMDKFPDELEYFSHRIFSVIIETIDSISEAIVTVVITFYLLLDGPRIWEAIFKNLPWSLAEKLNQSIQKNFQNYLIGQGTLALLMGTSQTLLFLAFKVQFGLLFGLTIGFLSLIPFGDVVSLIVITLIVATHDIWLALKILAVAVVIDQVIDQAIAPRLLGSFTGLRPIWVLTSLLVGTYIGGLLGLLIAVPVAGLIKDTVDGFASLPAGINNALPTETVTEAFKPESTSS
- a CDS encoding cupredoxin domain-containing protein, with the translated sequence MICLFNKNNEVINPIISQRSLIIRQACVVCSLLLCFLLANTNTALAAKESSDLLKQPVTEIKVSLGNAANELKFEPNNLELTTGKRYLLRLNNPSQLKHYFTAKDFADGIWTQKVEAGKVEIKGAIHELELKPGAEAEWVFVALKPGKYGLRCPIPGHTEAGMTGEIVVSP